A single region of the Polymorphum gilvum SL003B-26A1 genome encodes:
- the cbiM gene encoding cobalt transporter CbiM — MAHIPDGVLSAPVLIGGAVVTAAGVALGLRRLQDRAIPRAAILSAVFFAGSLIAIPVGPSSVHLLLSGLMGLMLGAGTFPAVAVALLLQALLFGFGGLTTLGVNVVNLALPGVLLALAFGPAIRTTASPALRAALAALVGALAVLGTGGLVAASLALSSSDYTPVAAILLATYLPLAVAEAFVAAAIVTFLARVDPQALRPTLP; from the coding sequence ATGGCGCACATCCCAGACGGCGTCCTGTCCGCCCCGGTCCTGATCGGCGGCGCCGTCGTCACGGCGGCAGGCGTTGCCCTCGGCCTGCGCCGCCTGCAAGACCGCGCCATTCCGCGGGCGGCGATCCTGTCGGCGGTCTTCTTCGCCGGCTCGCTGATCGCCATCCCGGTCGGCCCGTCGAGCGTACACCTGCTGCTGTCCGGACTGATGGGGCTGATGCTCGGCGCCGGCACGTTTCCGGCCGTGGCCGTGGCGCTGCTGCTGCAGGCGCTGCTGTTCGGCTTCGGCGGCCTGACGACGCTCGGCGTCAACGTCGTGAACCTGGCCCTGCCGGGCGTCCTGCTCGCCCTCGCCTTCGGCCCGGCCATCCGGACGACCGCCTCGCCGGCGCTGCGCGCGGCACTGGCGGCCCTCGTCGGTGCGCTCGCGGTGCTCGGCACCGGCGGCCTCGTCGCGGCGTCGCTTGCCCTGTCGTCGTCCGACTACACGCCGGTGGCCGCCATCCTGCTCGCCACCTACCTGCCGCTGGCCGTGGCCGAGGCCTTCGTCGCCGCCGCGATCGTGACGTTCCTTGCCCGTGTCGATCCGCAAGCCCTGAGGCCAACCCTGCCATGA
- the nrdF gene encoding class 1b ribonucleoside-diphosphate reductase subunit beta, which yields MTVHAKIRSVPDAVNWNRLRDPKDLEIWNRLTVNFWLPEKVPLSNDIPSWATLTAAEQQLTIRVFTGLTLLDTIQNMIGAPALMADAITPHEEAVLTNIAFMEAVHARSYSSVFSTLCRTAEVDDAFRWSAENPQLQAKSRLILNEYDASGTPLKKKIASVFLESFLFYSGFYLPMHWSSRAKLTNTADLIRLIIRDEAVHGYYIGYKFQRGLETVSEAERQEIKDFAFSLMFDLYAIEAKYTESLCDGVGLTEDVKHFLHYNANKALMNLGYEALFPDAVCAVNPAIMAALSPNADENHDFFSGSGSSYVIGKAVATEDEDWDF from the coding sequence ATGACCGTGCATGCAAAGATCCGATCCGTTCCGGACGCCGTGAACTGGAACCGCCTGCGGGATCCCAAGGACCTGGAGATCTGGAACCGGCTGACCGTGAATTTCTGGCTGCCCGAGAAGGTGCCGCTCTCCAACGACATTCCGAGCTGGGCGACGCTGACGGCGGCCGAACAGCAGCTGACCATCCGCGTCTTCACCGGCCTGACCCTGCTCGACACGATCCAGAACATGATCGGCGCGCCGGCACTGATGGCCGACGCCATTACCCCGCACGAGGAAGCGGTGCTGACCAACATCGCCTTCATGGAGGCGGTGCATGCGCGCAGCTATTCCAGCGTCTTTTCCACCCTGTGCCGTACGGCGGAGGTCGACGACGCCTTCCGCTGGTCGGCGGAAAACCCGCAGCTGCAGGCGAAATCGCGGCTGATCCTGAACGAGTACGACGCCTCCGGCACGCCGCTGAAGAAGAAGATCGCCAGCGTCTTCCTGGAAAGCTTCCTGTTCTATTCCGGCTTCTATCTGCCGATGCACTGGTCGAGCCGGGCCAAGCTGACGAACACCGCCGATCTGATCCGCCTGATCATCCGCGACGAGGCCGTGCATGGCTATTACATCGGCTACAAGTTCCAGCGCGGCCTGGAGACCGTGAGCGAGGCGGAACGGCAGGAGATCAAGGACTTCGCCTTCTCGCTGATGTTCGACCTCTACGCCATCGAGGCGAAATACACCGAGAGTCTCTGCGACGGCGTCGGCTTGACCGAGGACGTCAAGCACTTCCTGCATTACAACGCCAACAAGGCGCTGATGAACCTCGGCTACGAGGCGCTGTTTCCCGACGCCGTCTGCGCGGTCAATCCGGCGATCATGGCGGCGTTGTCGCCCAATGCCGACGAGAATCACGACTTCTTCTCCGGCTCCGGCTCGTCCTATGTCATAGGCAAGGCGGTCGCCACCGAGGACGAGGACTGGGACTTCTGA
- a CDS encoding calcium/sodium antiporter yields MLAETAFLVLGLVLLFAGGEGLVRGAVSLAARLGMPPLIIGLTVVGFGTSMPELVVSVKAAFQSSPDIAVGNVVGSNTANILLILGAAALISPIPTAIPGIRRDLAVMLAAALVMLALGLLGHVGRGTGLVMAATLALYVGYAAWSARTDHTGEDAAHAAVLPLWKELAALLAGLVALVAGADFLVGSASAIARSLGISEAVIGLTVVAVGTSLPELATSVVAAFRRHSEIAIGNVVGSNVFNVLGILGVAAALHPLHIAPQMARFDIPLMLAVSLGLVGLLLALGRLSRPVGAGFLASYGAYCAWLFATTPGI; encoded by the coding sequence ATGCTCGCTGAAACCGCCTTTCTCGTTCTCGGCCTCGTGCTGCTCTTCGCCGGCGGCGAGGGCCTGGTGCGCGGCGCCGTCTCGCTCGCTGCCCGCCTCGGCATGCCGCCGCTCATCATCGGCCTGACCGTCGTCGGCTTCGGCACATCGATGCCCGAACTGGTGGTCTCGGTGAAGGCCGCCTTCCAGAGCTCGCCCGACATCGCCGTCGGCAACGTGGTCGGTTCCAACACCGCCAACATCCTGCTCATCCTCGGCGCCGCGGCGCTGATCTCGCCGATTCCGACCGCCATACCCGGCATCCGGCGCGACCTCGCCGTCATGCTCGCCGCCGCCCTGGTCATGCTCGCCCTCGGCCTGCTCGGCCATGTCGGACGCGGCACCGGTCTCGTCATGGCCGCCACGCTCGCCCTCTATGTCGGCTATGCTGCTTGGTCGGCCCGCACGGACCACACGGGCGAGGACGCCGCTCATGCCGCCGTGCTGCCGCTGTGGAAGGAACTCGCGGCCCTACTCGCCGGGCTCGTCGCCCTGGTTGCCGGCGCCGACTTCCTGGTCGGCTCGGCCTCGGCCATCGCCCGCAGCCTCGGCATCTCGGAGGCCGTCATCGGCCTGACCGTCGTCGCCGTCGGCACCAGCCTGCCGGAACTGGCGACCTCGGTCGTCGCCGCCTTTCGCCGCCATTCGGAAATCGCCATCGGCAACGTCGTCGGATCCAACGTCTTCAACGTGCTCGGCATTCTCGGCGTCGCCGCGGCCCTGCATCCGCTCCACATCGCCCCGCAGATGGCGCGCTTCGACATCCCGCTGATGCTCGCCGTCAGCCTCGGCCTGGTCGGCCTGCTCCTCGCGCTCGGCCGCCTGTCGCGGCCCGTCGGCGCCGGTTTCCTTGCCTCCTACGGTGCCTATTGCGCCTGGCTGTTCGCCACCACGCCTGGCATCTAG
- a CDS encoding DUF4198 domain-containing protein, whose amino-acid sequence MRLFPLGLAGLAGLIGLASPATAHFQQLLPSADVLPEGGSVTLDMVFTHPFEGGPVMEMARPARVGVLAAGQAVDLMPALVETPVDGKSAWTVTHDLSEPGAAVFFVEPQPYWEPAEGKFIVHYAKVVVDSYASGEGWDDLVGLPVEIRPLTRPTGVWSGNLFSGVVLKDGTPVPFAEIEVEFVNDGSVEPPNDAFVTQVIRADANGTFAYAMPRAGWWGFAALVEADDTMASPDGSQVPVELGALMWVRATTMDGK is encoded by the coding sequence ATGCGCCTCTTCCCCCTCGGCCTTGCCGGCCTCGCCGGCCTGATCGGCCTCGCCTCGCCGGCGACGGCGCATTTCCAGCAACTCCTGCCCTCCGCCGACGTGCTGCCCGAAGGCGGCTCGGTCACGCTCGACATGGTCTTCACCCACCCCTTCGAGGGCGGCCCGGTGATGGAGATGGCCAGGCCCGCGCGGGTCGGCGTCCTCGCCGCCGGCCAGGCGGTCGACCTGATGCCGGCCCTGGTCGAGACCCCGGTCGACGGCAAGAGCGCCTGGACCGTGACGCACGACCTGTCCGAGCCGGGTGCGGCGGTCTTCTTCGTCGAGCCGCAGCCCTACTGGGAGCCGGCCGAGGGCAAGTTCATCGTGCATTACGCCAAGGTCGTGGTCGACAGCTATGCCTCGGGCGAAGGCTGGGACGACCTGGTCGGACTTCCCGTCGAGATCCGGCCGCTGACCCGGCCGACGGGCGTCTGGAGCGGCAACCTGTTCTCCGGCGTCGTCCTCAAGGATGGCACGCCTGTGCCCTTCGCCGAGATCGAGGTCGAGTTCGTCAACGACGGCTCCGTCGAGCCCCCCAACGACGCCTTCGTCACCCAGGTGATCCGGGCGGACGCCAACGGTACCTTCGCCTATGCCATGCCGCGCGCCGGCTGGTGGGGCTTCGCCGCCCTGGTCGAGGCCGACGACACTATGGCCTCTCCGGACGGCAGTCAGGTGCCGGTCGAACTCGGCGCCCTGATGTGGGTCAGGGCGACCACCATGGACGGGAAATGA
- a CDS encoding PhnA domain-containing protein — MTLLDALTARAGGACELCGAGAGLTAFLLAPRADGSAETAVLVCETCRAGLEGGDLDPTHWRCLAESAWSQEPAVQVAAWRLLTRLPAEPWARDLLDQIYLDDETRAWAEAGADSETASAADGEESVVHKDTHGAVLSAGDTVTLIKDLKVKGANFTAKRGTAVRNIALVPDNPAQIEGRVNDQRIVILTEFVKKAT; from the coding sequence ATGACCCTGCTCGACGCCCTGACCGCCCGTGCCGGCGGAGCCTGCGAACTCTGCGGCGCCGGCGCAGGTCTCACCGCCTTCCTGCTTGCCCCGCGCGCCGACGGCAGCGCCGAAACGGCGGTACTGGTCTGCGAGACCTGCCGCGCGGGCCTCGAAGGCGGCGATCTCGATCCCACGCACTGGCGCTGCCTCGCCGAGAGCGCCTGGAGCCAGGAGCCCGCCGTGCAGGTCGCCGCCTGGCGCCTGCTCACGAGACTGCCGGCCGAACCCTGGGCGCGCGACCTGCTCGACCAGATCTATCTCGACGACGAAACCCGCGCCTGGGCCGAGGCCGGAGCCGACTCCGAAACCGCCTCGGCCGCCGATGGCGAGGAAAGCGTCGTCCACAAGGACACTCATGGTGCCGTCCTGTCGGCCGGCGACACCGTCACCCTGATCAAGGACCTCAAGGTCAAGGGCGCCAATTTCACCGCCAAGCGCGGCACCGCCGTGCGCAACATCGCCCTGGTGCCGGACAATCCCGCCCAGATCGAGGGCCGCGTCAACGACCAGCGCATCGTCATCCTGACCGAGTTCGTGAAGAAGGCGACCTGA
- the nikR gene encoding nickel-responsive transcriptional regulator NikR: MQRTTITLDDALAAELDAHMAATGATSRSETIRDLVRRGLSTVAGGPAEAGCFGVISCTIDQSVRNLAARVPQSRLDRHDQTVAALSVPLDHSTSLDVVVMRGRVADVTSYAEALFLERGVMHGTVGLIPVAEDTTRHVHNDGPPREHTHLKVRSSF, translated from the coding sequence ATGCAACGCACGACGATCACGCTCGACGACGCGCTGGCCGCCGAGCTCGATGCCCACATGGCGGCGACCGGCGCGACTAGCCGCTCCGAAACGATCCGCGACCTGGTGCGGCGCGGCCTGTCGACCGTTGCCGGCGGCCCGGCCGAGGCCGGCTGCTTCGGCGTCATCAGCTGCACGATCGACCAGTCGGTGCGCAACCTGGCCGCGCGGGTGCCGCAGAGCCGGCTCGACCGCCACGACCAGACCGTGGCCGCGCTGTCGGTGCCGCTCGACCATTCCACCTCGCTCGACGTGGTGGTCATGCGCGGACGGGTCGCCGACGTGACGTCCTATGCGGAAGCCCTGTTCCTGGAGCGCGGCGTGATGCACGGCACGGTCGGGCTGATCCCGGTGGCCGAGGACACCACCCGGCATGTCCACAATGACGGACCTCCGCGCGAGCACACCCACCTGAAGGTCCGCAGCAGCTTTTGA
- a CDS encoding YqaA family protein, translated as MADVGAYGGLFLLSFLAATVLPAQSEVGLVGLLLSGAYSPALLIVVASIGNTLGSVVNWLLGRGVERFSDRRWFPVTTAQLDRASRWYQRYGKWSLLLSWAPFIGDPLTVAAGVLREPFWPFLILVAVAKTGRYLVVAAITLGAV; from the coding sequence GTGGCTGACGTCGGCGCCTATGGTGGATTGTTCCTGCTGTCGTTCCTGGCGGCGACCGTGTTGCCGGCGCAGTCGGAGGTCGGGCTTGTCGGGCTGCTGCTGTCGGGCGCCTATTCGCCGGCGCTGCTGATCGTGGTCGCCAGCATCGGCAACACGCTCGGGTCGGTGGTCAACTGGCTGCTCGGGCGCGGCGTCGAGCGGTTCAGCGACCGGCGCTGGTTCCCGGTCACGACGGCGCAACTCGACCGGGCGTCGCGCTGGTATCAGCGCTACGGCAAGTGGAGCCTGCTGCTGAGCTGGGCGCCGTTCATCGGCGATCCGCTGACGGTGGCCGCCGGCGTGCTGCGCGAGCCGTTCTGGCCGTTCCTGATCCTGGTCGCCGTGGCCAAGACCGGGCGCTACCTGGTCGTCGCGGCGATCACGCTCGGCGCGGTGTAG
- the ade gene encoding adenine deaminase, translating into MKDLDHDAAFLERAIAAGAGARPADLVIRNARLFSVLDGSITETDIAIVGDRIVGTHGRYEGARTIDAGGRIAVPGFIDTHLHIESSLVTPFEFDRCVLPHGVTTAICDPHEIANVLGAQGIRYFLDCALETVMDIRVNLSSCVPATAFETAGARLEIADLAPLRSHPKVIGLAEFMNFPGVLARDPAVLAKLAAFQDGHIDGHAPLLTGMALNGYLAARIRTDHEATSAAEAREKLAKGMTILIREGSVSKDLNALAPILTPDTSSFVALCTDDRNPLDIAEEGHLDSMIRRLIAKGNRPLDAYRAASWSAANAFGLRDRGQIAPGWRADIALLDDLEDCLVATVIAAGRPADAEAFAARRPVAPVGLDSVHAAKVTAAAFVMPASDRQTPVIGVVPGRIITEHLTMSLPHRDGLAQADIEQDALKVAVVERHRGTGNIGRGFVHGFGLTRGAIASSVGHDSHNICVVGASDEAMATAVNRVIALKGGFAVADGSEVLAELALPLAGLMSLEPFETVHAALERLRAAAKTIGCVLPEPFLQVAFLPLPVIPHLKITDLGLFDVDRFTLVDA; encoded by the coding sequence ATGAAGGACCTGGATCACGACGCGGCCTTTCTGGAGCGGGCGATCGCGGCCGGCGCCGGCGCGCGGCCGGCGGACCTGGTGATCCGCAACGCGCGCCTGTTCAGCGTGCTCGACGGTTCGATCACGGAGACCGACATCGCCATCGTCGGCGACCGGATCGTCGGCACCCACGGCCGCTACGAGGGGGCGCGGACGATCGATGCCGGCGGGAGGATCGCCGTGCCGGGCTTCATCGACACCCACCTGCACATCGAATCGTCGCTGGTCACGCCATTCGAGTTCGACCGCTGCGTGCTGCCGCACGGGGTGACAACGGCGATCTGCGATCCGCACGAGATCGCCAATGTGCTCGGTGCGCAAGGCATCCGCTATTTCCTTGACTGCGCGCTGGAAACGGTGATGGACATCCGGGTCAACCTGTCGTCCTGCGTGCCGGCGACCGCCTTCGAGACCGCCGGCGCGCGGCTGGAGATCGCCGACCTCGCGCCGCTGCGCAGCCATCCCAAGGTGATCGGGTTGGCCGAGTTTATGAACTTTCCCGGCGTACTCGCCCGCGACCCGGCGGTGCTGGCCAAGCTCGCCGCGTTCCAGGATGGCCATATCGACGGCCATGCGCCGCTGCTGACGGGGATGGCGCTGAACGGCTACCTGGCGGCGCGCATCCGTACCGACCACGAGGCGACCAGCGCGGCGGAGGCGCGCGAGAAGCTCGCCAAGGGCATGACCATCCTGATCCGCGAGGGCTCGGTGTCCAAGGACCTGAACGCGCTGGCACCGATCCTGACGCCCGACACGTCTTCCTTCGTCGCCCTGTGCACCGACGACCGCAATCCGCTCGACATCGCCGAGGAGGGTCATCTCGACAGCATGATCCGGCGCCTTATCGCCAAGGGGAACCGGCCGCTCGACGCCTACCGGGCGGCGAGCTGGTCGGCGGCCAATGCCTTCGGCCTCAGGGACCGGGGCCAGATCGCTCCGGGCTGGCGCGCCGACATCGCCCTGCTCGACGACCTGGAGGACTGCCTCGTCGCCACGGTGATCGCTGCCGGCCGGCCGGCGGATGCGGAGGCCTTCGCGGCACGTCGGCCGGTCGCGCCGGTCGGGCTGGACAGCGTGCACGCGGCCAAGGTCACGGCGGCGGCCTTCGTGATGCCCGCTTCCGACCGGCAGACGCCGGTGATCGGCGTCGTGCCGGGGCGGATCATCACCGAGCACCTGACCATGAGCCTGCCGCATCGCGACGGGTTGGCGCAGGCGGACATCGAGCAGGACGCGCTCAAGGTCGCCGTGGTCGAACGGCACCGGGGCACGGGCAACATCGGCCGCGGCTTCGTGCACGGCTTCGGACTGACGCGCGGCGCCATCGCCTCGTCGGTCGGCCACGACAGCCACAACATCTGCGTCGTCGGCGCCAGCGACGAGGCCATGGCGACGGCGGTCAACCGGGTGATCGCGCTGAAGGGCGGCTTCGCGGTCGCCGACGGCAGCGAGGTGCTGGCCGAGTTGGCGCTGCCGCTGGCCGGGCTGATGAGTCTGGAGCCGTTCGAGACCGTGCATGCGGCGCTGGAGCGGCTGCGCGCGGCGGCGAAGACGATCGGCTGCGTGCTGCCGGAGCCGTTCCTGCAGGTGGCGTTCCTGCCGCTGCCTGTCATCCCGCATCTCAAGATCACCGACCTCGGCCTGTTCGACGTCGACCGCTTCACGCTCGTCGATGCGTAG
- the zwf gene encoding glucose-6-phosphate dehydrogenase: MAVRVIEVDEFDLVVFGGTGDLAHRKLLPALYHRDLDRQLPAGARIVVTARRRYADADYRDWAAAALGEHVADLDEAALKRFLARIRYVPLDVDAGTGWSELAAVLEERPDVVRVFYLAVAPDFFGPICEGIGGEGLVNATTRVVIEKPIGKDGASARALNATIGAVFDEHQIFRIDHYLGKETVQNLMALRFANALFEPLWNAAHVDHVQITVAESLGVGGRAGYYDAAGALRDMVQNHLLQLLCLAAMEPPESMDADSVRDEKLKVLKALAPITGDSVDRLTVRGQYRAGASAGGAVPGYLEELGRDDSRTETFVALKVQIANWRWAGVPFYLRTGKRLATRVSEIVVQFRPIPHSIFDPEAGPIAANRLILRLQPDEGVTMQVMIKDPGPGGMRLRQVPLDMSFAEAFKVRNPDAYERLLMDVIRGNQTLFMRRDEVDAAWSWIDPILDAWAAGAGHPKPYTSGTWGPSAAIALIERDGRTWAEDGL; this comes from the coding sequence ATGGCCGTTCGCGTGATCGAGGTGGATGAGTTTGACCTGGTGGTCTTCGGCGGTACCGGCGACCTCGCTCATCGCAAGCTGCTGCCCGCGCTCTACCACCGCGACCTCGACCGCCAGTTGCCCGCCGGCGCGCGCATCGTCGTCACCGCCCGCCGCCGCTACGCCGACGCCGACTATCGCGACTGGGCGGCGGCCGCCCTCGGCGAGCACGTCGCCGACCTGGACGAGGCGGCGCTGAAGCGCTTCCTCGCCCGCATCCGCTACGTCCCCCTCGACGTCGACGCCGGAACCGGCTGGTCGGAGCTTGCCGCCGTCCTTGAGGAACGACCCGACGTCGTGCGCGTGTTCTATCTCGCCGTCGCGCCGGACTTCTTCGGCCCGATCTGCGAGGGCATCGGCGGCGAAGGCCTCGTCAACGCCACCACCCGGGTCGTCATCGAGAAGCCGATCGGCAAGGACGGCGCCTCGGCCAGGGCGCTCAACGCAACCATCGGCGCGGTCTTCGACGAGCACCAGATCTTCCGCATCGACCACTATCTCGGCAAGGAGACGGTGCAGAACCTGATGGCGCTGCGCTTCGCCAACGCCCTGTTCGAGCCGCTGTGGAACGCCGCCCATGTCGACCATGTCCAGATCACCGTCGCCGAAAGCCTCGGCGTCGGCGGCCGCGCCGGCTATTACGACGCCGCCGGCGCGCTGCGCGACATGGTGCAGAACCACCTGCTTCAGCTGCTGTGCCTGGCCGCCATGGAGCCGCCGGAATCGATGGATGCCGACAGCGTGCGCGACGAGAAGCTGAAGGTGCTCAAGGCGCTCGCCCCGATCACCGGCGACAGCGTCGACCGGCTGACCGTGCGCGGCCAGTACCGCGCCGGCGCCTCTGCCGGCGGCGCCGTGCCCGGCTATCTTGAGGAACTCGGTCGCGACGACAGCCGGACCGAGACCTTCGTCGCCCTCAAGGTGCAGATCGCCAACTGGCGCTGGGCCGGCGTGCCGTTCTACCTGCGCACCGGCAAGCGTCTCGCCACCCGCGTCTCGGAGATCGTCGTCCAGTTCCGCCCGATCCCGCATTCGATCTTCGACCCGGAGGCCGGCCCGATCGCGGCCAACCGCCTGATCCTGCGCCTGCAGCCCGACGAGGGCGTCACGATGCAGGTGATGATCAAGGACCCGGGCCCCGGCGGCATGCGCCTGCGCCAGGTGCCGCTCGACATGAGCTTCGCCGAGGCCTTCAAGGTGCGCAATCCGGACGCCTACGAGCGCCTGCTGATGGATGTCATCCGCGGCAACCAGACCCTGTTCATGCGCCGCGACGAGGTCGACGCCGCCTGGTCCTGGATCGACCCGATCCTCGACGCCTGGGCCGCCGGCGCCGGCCACCCCAAGCCCTACACCTCCGGAACCTGGGGTCCTTCGGCCGCCATTGCCCTGATCGAGCGCGACGGCCGCACCTGGGCCGAGGACGGCCTCTAG
- the nrdH gene encoding glutaredoxin-like protein NrdH → MTVTVYSKPACVQCDATTRTLTARGVAFDIIDLTEDDAAMEAVQSMGYRQVPVVVAGDDHWAGFRPDKIGALG, encoded by the coding sequence ATGACCGTTACCGTCTATTCCAAGCCGGCCTGCGTCCAGTGCGACGCCACCACACGCACGCTGACCGCACGCGGCGTGGCCTTCGACATCATCGACCTGACCGAGGATGACGCCGCCATGGAAGCCGTCCAGTCGATGGGCTATCGCCAGGTGCCGGTGGTCGTCGCCGGCGACGACCATTGGGCCGGCTTCCGCCCGGACAAGATCGGCGCGCTTGGCTGA
- a CDS encoding class Ib ribonucleoside-diphosphate reductase assembly flavoprotein NrdI, producing the protein MGLLVYFSSASGNTHRLIDRLDLPARRIPTCASEPVPAVREPFVLVVPTYADGEGRGAVPKQVIRSSRRSRSARRVRSAASTTRRHS; encoded by the coding sequence TTGGGCCTGCTCGTCTATTTTTCGAGCGCGTCCGGCAACACGCACCGGCTGATCGACCGGCTGGACCTGCCGGCCCGGCGCATCCCCACATGCGCGTCGGAACCGGTGCCGGCGGTGCGCGAACCGTTCGTCCTGGTCGTGCCGACCTACGCGGACGGCGAGGGCCGGGGCGCGGTGCCCAAGCAGGTCATCCGATCGTCTCGAAGATCGAGATCCGCAAGGAGGGTAAGATCGGCCGCGTCTACTACCCGGCGCCATTCATGA
- a CDS encoding rhodanese-like domain-containing protein yields the protein MAQTIVKGIDTLLAEANAVVAAVSAEEAKHLLGRDGYVFVDLRDVREIQREGKIPGAFSCPRGMLEFWIDPASPYHKPMFAEDKTFLFYCAGGLRSALAAKTAMEMGLAPVVHLDGGFGAWKEAGGAIETVEKR from the coding sequence ATGGCGCAGACGATCGTCAAGGGCATCGACACGCTGCTGGCGGAGGCCAATGCGGTGGTGGCGGCGGTGAGCGCGGAGGAGGCGAAGCATCTGCTGGGGCGCGACGGTTATGTCTTCGTCGACCTGAGGGACGTGCGCGAGATCCAGCGCGAGGGTAAGATCCCCGGAGCCTTCTCGTGCCCGCGCGGCATGCTGGAGTTCTGGATCGACCCGGCGAGCCCCTACCACAAGCCGATGTTCGCCGAGGACAAGACCTTCCTGTTTTACTGCGCCGGCGGCCTGCGCTCGGCGCTGGCGGCGAAGACGGCGATGGAGATGGGGCTCGCCCCGGTCGTGCACCTGGACGGCGGCTTCGGCGCCTGGAAGGAGGCCGGCGGGGCGATCGAGACGGTCGAGAAGCGCTGA
- the eda gene encoding bifunctional 4-hydroxy-2-oxoglutarate aldolase/2-dehydro-3-deoxy-phosphogluconate aldolase: protein MPQDTARIEAVMTAAPVIPVLVVDDPKKAVPMAEALVRGGLPAIEITLRTPRALEAIRAVADGVEGAIPGAGTVLDAAQYEAAVKAGARFVVSPGATTRLLDAAEGFDVPLLPGAATASEVMALLERGYSRLKFFPAEQAGGAGFLRSLASPLAAARFCPTGGISADKAPAYLALPNVLCVGGSWIADARAIETADWAGIKARARAAAALAR, encoded by the coding sequence ATGCCCCAGGATACAGCCCGCATCGAGGCGGTCATGACCGCCGCCCCCGTCATTCCCGTCCTGGTCGTCGACGATCCGAAAAAGGCCGTCCCGATGGCCGAAGCGTTGGTGCGCGGCGGCCTGCCGGCGATCGAGATCACCCTGCGCACGCCGCGCGCGCTGGAGGCGATCAGGGCCGTCGCAGACGGCGTCGAGGGTGCCATCCCCGGCGCCGGCACCGTGCTTGACGCCGCACAGTACGAGGCAGCGGTGAAGGCCGGTGCGCGCTTCGTCGTCTCGCCCGGCGCGACGACGCGACTGCTCGACGCCGCCGAAGGCTTCGACGTGCCGCTGCTGCCGGGGGCCGCCACCGCCTCGGAAGTCATGGCCCTGCTGGAGCGCGGCTACAGCCGGTTGAAGTTCTTCCCCGCCGAACAGGCCGGCGGCGCCGGCTTTCTCAGGTCCCTCGCCTCGCCGCTTGCCGCGGCCAGGTTCTGCCCCACGGGCGGCATCTCCGCTGACAAGGCGCCAGCCTATCTCGCCCTGCCCAACGTCCTGTGCGTCGGCGGCTCCTGGATCGCCGACGCACGCGCGATCGAGACCGCCGACTGGGCCGGCATCAAGGCGCGCGCGCGCGCCGCCGCCGCCCTGGCACGCTGA